In Chrysiogenes arsenatis DSM 11915, the following proteins share a genomic window:
- a CDS encoding nickel-dependent hydrogenase large subunit, protein MSTQRVVVDPITRIEGHLRVEVIVDQDNVIQDAFATSTLWRGIELILKGRDPRDAGFMTQRICGVCTYSHYKAGIEAVENALGIEIPYNATLTRTLMAQALFMHDHPVHFYHLHGLDWCDITQALSADPRKASDLAFRYADLPIATGADELTAVQRRLKTFVDKGHLGPFANAYWGHKTYHFTPEQNLIVASHYLKALEVQRNAAQMLALFGAKQPHPQSLTVGGVTCIMDLQNPARLGEYLTKFEEVSDFINRAYYADVKMAAEAFIGEGSVLAGCGVKNFMAAKEFQINRSETLFDSGIILDGDLGKVHEINESKITEEATHAWYSDNQPFHPYEGQTSPNFTGYRDGDTANGKAKIIDEKGKYTWVKAPRYDGKPMEVGPLAQILVSYASGNERVQKVVNDFLGETGVPVPALFSTLGRTAARMLQTKLIADHGKTTLMSLVENLKVDQETCAPYVIDTNKTYRGRYIGDVPRGMLSHWVNIKGGVIENYQCVVPTTWNASPKDAAGQHGPYEAALIGTKMADPTQPLEIVRTIHSFDPCLACAVHVIDTQGNSLAEYKVDPLSC, encoded by the coding sequence ATGAGTACACAACGTGTTGTTGTTGATCCGATAACCCGCATTGAAGGCCACTTGCGTGTCGAAGTTATCGTTGATCAGGATAATGTTATTCAAGACGCTTTTGCCACCAGTACCCTCTGGCGCGGTATCGAGCTGATTTTGAAAGGGCGCGATCCGCGCGATGCCGGGTTTATGACCCAGCGCATCTGCGGTGTTTGCACCTACTCGCACTACAAAGCCGGCATTGAAGCCGTTGAAAACGCACTTGGAATCGAAATTCCCTACAATGCCACCCTCACCCGCACCCTGATGGCGCAAGCACTCTTTATGCACGACCATCCCGTGCATTTCTACCACCTGCACGGCCTTGACTGGTGCGACATTACGCAGGCACTTTCCGCCGACCCGCGCAAAGCGTCCGATCTGGCCTTCCGCTATGCCGATCTCCCAATTGCAACGGGTGCCGACGAACTGACCGCCGTACAGCGCCGCCTAAAAACCTTCGTCGATAAAGGCCATCTTGGCCCATTCGCCAACGCGTATTGGGGACATAAAACGTATCACTTTACCCCAGAGCAGAACCTGATTGTTGCCTCGCACTACCTCAAGGCGCTCGAAGTACAGCGCAACGCCGCGCAAATGCTGGCACTTTTTGGCGCCAAGCAGCCACATCCGCAATCGCTGACGGTCGGCGGCGTCACCTGCATCATGGATTTGCAGAATCCAGCGCGTCTGGGCGAATACCTGACGAAATTCGAAGAAGTATCCGACTTCATCAACCGCGCCTACTACGCCGACGTCAAAATGGCGGCTGAAGCCTTTATCGGCGAAGGGAGCGTACTGGCCGGCTGTGGGGTGAAAAACTTCATGGCGGCGAAAGAATTCCAGATCAACCGTTCCGAAACCCTTTTTGACAGTGGCATTATTCTCGATGGCGATCTGGGAAAAGTACACGAAATCAACGAATCCAAGATTACCGAAGAAGCAACGCATGCGTGGTACAGCGACAATCAACCCTTTCATCCGTACGAAGGGCAGACCAGCCCGAACTTTACCGGCTATCGCGATGGTGACACGGCCAACGGCAAAGCCAAAATCATCGACGAAAAAGGGAAATATACCTGGGTCAAAGCGCCACGCTACGATGGCAAACCCATGGAAGTCGGGCCATTGGCGCAGATCCTTGTCAGCTATGCCAGTGGCAATGAACGCGTGCAGAAGGTCGTTAACGATTTTCTTGGCGAAACCGGCGTCCCCGTTCCGGCACTTTTCAGCACTCTTGGCCGCACCGCCGCGCGGATGCTGCAAACTAAACTGATTGCCGACCACGGCAAAACCACCCTGATGTCGCTGGTGGAAAACCTGAAAGTCGATCAGGAAACCTGCGCTCCATACGTGATCGATACAAACAAAACCTACCGTGGCCGCTACATTGGCGACGTACCACGCGGGATGCTCAGCCATTGGGTCAACATCAAGGGTGGTGTGATCGAAAACTACCAGTGTGTCGTTCCCACCACGTGGAATGCCAGCCCGAAAGATGCCGCTGGTCAACATGGCCCATACGA
- a CDS encoding hydrogenase small subunit translates to MLSGRQELARDGAMSALLRRVESRLAGLQDQAPARSDKVIADEASRSGLTRRDFMKWATAMTAAMSLPPIFAPYVAQAAQVLDRIPVIWLHMAECTGCSESLLRTDAPTIDTLLFDYISLEYHETLMAAAGWQAEANLEHAMETYKGKYVLFVEGGIPAGQSAFYLTIGPQAHTGEAITKKAAAGAAAIFAIGSCSSFGGVQAAKPNPTNAQSLSKVINKPVINVPGCPPSEKNIVGTVLHYVLFGTLPAVDRLGRPKWAYEFRIHDLCERRGRFDAGEFVERFGDDGAKKGYCLYKVGCKGPYTYNNCSREKFNQHTSWPIQAGHGCIGCSEPDFWDVMAPFEEPRADNLFGPPFGSGADATADKVGIFLLSVTGVAIATHAVLTTIEGSFRNPKDEQDNSSPSDK, encoded by the coding sequence ATGTTATCTGGTCGTCAAGAGTTAGCCCGTGATGGCGCGATGAGTGCGCTTCTACGTCGGGTGGAAAGTCGTCTTGCAGGCCTGCAAGATCAAGCTCCTGCACGGAGCGACAAAGTTATTGCTGATGAAGCGAGCCGCAGTGGATTAACACGTCGTGATTTTATGAAGTGGGCTACCGCTATGACGGCCGCCATGTCGCTGCCCCCAATTTTTGCTCCGTATGTGGCGCAAGCGGCGCAAGTACTTGACCGTATTCCGGTTATCTGGTTGCACATGGCAGAATGCACCGGTTGTTCAGAAAGCCTGCTACGTACCGATGCGCCGACGATTGACACACTGTTGTTTGACTATATTTCGCTCGAGTACCACGAAACACTGATGGCTGCCGCCGGGTGGCAGGCCGAAGCCAACCTTGAGCACGCCATGGAAACCTACAAAGGCAAGTACGTGTTGTTCGTTGAAGGTGGAATCCCCGCCGGCCAAAGCGCCTTTTACCTGACGATTGGCCCGCAAGCGCATACTGGCGAAGCAATCACGAAAAAAGCCGCTGCTGGAGCTGCCGCTATTTTTGCTATTGGCAGTTGTTCATCATTCGGCGGCGTGCAAGCTGCCAAGCCAAACCCGACGAATGCCCAATCGCTTTCCAAAGTTATCAACAAGCCCGTCATCAATGTTCCCGGTTGTCCACCAAGCGAAAAGAACATTGTCGGCACCGTACTCCACTATGTGTTGTTCGGCACGCTACCGGCCGTCGATCGCCTTGGCCGTCCCAAATGGGCGTATGAATTCCGCATCCACGACCTGTGCGAACGGCGTGGCCGCTTTGATGCTGGCGAGTTCGTCGAACGCTTCGGCGACGATGGTGCCAAAAAAGGGTACTGCCTCTACAAAGTCGGCTGTAAAGGGCCGTACACCTACAACAACTGCTCGCGCGAAAAGTTCAATCAGCACACCAGTTGGCCGATTCAGGCAGGGCATGGTTGCATTGGCTGCTCTGAGCCCGATTTTTGGGATGTAATGGCACCGTTTGAAGAGCCGCGTGCGGATAATCTTTTTGGCCCGCCGTTTGGGAGTGGAGCCGATGCCACGGCAGATAAAGTCGGTATCTTCCTGCTGAGCGTAACCGGTGTCGCTATTGCCACGCACGCCGTGCTCACCACCATTGAAGGAAGTTTCCGCAACCCCAAAGACGAACAAGACAACTCGTCGCCGTCCGACAAGTAA
- a CDS encoding TraB/GumN family protein, giving the protein MSPAASTTAPLTADEEQLLEEYPDIRYIPWKGRKVFLIGTAHVSQRSVDVVEHAITTLKPDVVAVELCAARHRSLTQEQQWQETDIVKVIREKKSMVLLANLLLASFQKRLGAGLGVRPGQEMLAAVEAAEKSGARIVLADREIQLTLKRAWSQATFWDKCRLIPSLLSGLFSQEQMSEDELERLRNKDILSEVMDEFARHYPRIKAALIDERDQYLAKKIDTGGGEIIVAVVGAGHCSGMEKLFYSGEVERVDLHTLEKLPPPSPVVKMVAYGIPLFVICLIAYGFFSASAEVSFEMIKIWVLANGILAALFTALTLAHPLTILTAFFAAPITSLNPMIAAGWVAGLVEAWVRKPKVSDFLSLSDDITTVRGFWRNDITRLLLVVVFANIGSSLGTFIGIPLMARLLG; this is encoded by the coding sequence GTGTCGCCTGCTGCGAGTACAACTGCGCCTCTTACTGCTGATGAAGAGCAGCTTCTCGAAGAGTATCCTGATATCCGCTATATCCCGTGGAAGGGACGTAAGGTCTTTTTGATAGGCACTGCTCACGTGTCACAGCGGAGTGTTGACGTTGTTGAACACGCTATTACCACCCTAAAGCCGGATGTTGTGGCAGTCGAACTCTGTGCCGCGCGACACCGTTCACTCACGCAGGAACAACAATGGCAGGAAACTGATATTGTCAAAGTTATTCGCGAAAAGAAAAGCATGGTTTTACTGGCCAATCTACTGTTGGCTTCATTCCAAAAAAGACTCGGTGCCGGTTTGGGGGTTCGCCCCGGACAAGAAATGCTGGCCGCCGTGGAAGCCGCCGAAAAGAGTGGCGCGCGGATTGTACTGGCAGATCGCGAAATCCAGCTCACGCTGAAGCGGGCATGGTCGCAAGCCACCTTTTGGGATAAGTGTCGCTTGATTCCATCGCTACTCAGTGGATTATTTAGTCAGGAACAAATGAGCGAGGACGAATTAGAACGACTCCGCAATAAAGATATTCTCTCCGAAGTGATGGACGAATTTGCACGCCATTATCCACGGATTAAAGCGGCATTGATCGACGAACGGGATCAATACCTTGCAAAAAAAATTGATACTGGCGGCGGTGAAATTATAGTCGCGGTCGTGGGCGCAGGCCATTGCTCTGGTATGGAAAAACTTTTCTACAGTGGTGAGGTCGAGAGAGTTGATCTGCACACGTTGGAAAAACTCCCTCCCCCTTCACCCGTCGTGAAGATGGTTGCCTACGGCATCCCACTTTTTGTCATCTGCCTCATTGCCTACGGTTTTTTTTCGGCTTCGGCAGAAGTCAGTTTTGAAATGATTAAAATCTGGGTGTTGGCAAACGGTATCCTTGCTGCGCTGTTTACCGCACTCACCTTGGCGCATCCGCTCACAATCTTGACCGCTTTTTTTGCGGCACCCATTACCAGCTTAAACCCCATGATTGCCGCTGGTTGGGTAGCTGGACTTGTGGAAGCATGGGTGCGCAAACCAAAAGTTTCGGACTTCCTCAGCCTCTCCGACGACATTACCACCGTGCGTGGTTTTTGGCGCAACGACATTACGCGACTCCTGCTGGTCGTTGTTTTCGCCAATATCGGCAGCTCGCTGGGAACCTTTATCGGCATTCCCCTGATGGCACGCTTACTCGGATAA
- the fbp gene encoding class 1 fructose-bisphosphatase — MAKINLSRFNFEMQRKFPDATGDFSEIINQIALAAKIVSQEVNRAGIADILGYAGDTNSSGDSQKKLDVIANEIFINALDHIGKFCVMGSEENDEMVLLGQKHPKGRYSILFDPLDGSSNIEVNVSIGTIFSVMRRVTPLEQGDGTIDDLLQCGRKQVAAGYVLYGSSTMLVFTTGHGVNMFTLDPQIGEFILTNENVQIPNTTKYYSINEGNALNWSEPLRRYVDGLKTKNNIHGKVLSGRYIGSMVADVHRTLHYGGFFSYPQDSVNTEGKLRLLYEANPMAMVVEQAGGRAIWGGGDILDIVPKSLHQRVPVFLGAKKDIDAIEAQVFGAGG, encoded by the coding sequence ATGGCAAAAATCAACCTTAGTCGCTTTAATTTTGAAATGCAGCGGAAGTTCCCAGATGCAACGGGCGATTTCTCGGAAATTATCAATCAAATTGCACTGGCAGCAAAAATTGTTTCGCAGGAAGTCAACCGCGCTGGTATCGCCGACATATTGGGCTATGCTGGCGACACGAACAGCTCAGGCGATTCGCAAAAAAAACTGGACGTTATTGCCAATGAAATATTTATTAACGCACTCGACCATATCGGTAAATTCTGCGTGATGGGATCCGAAGAAAATGACGAAATGGTGCTCCTTGGCCAAAAACACCCGAAAGGGCGCTACTCTATTTTGTTCGATCCGCTCGACGGCTCCAGCAACATCGAAGTCAACGTCAGCATCGGGACAATTTTTTCCGTCATGCGCCGCGTAACCCCGCTAGAACAGGGCGACGGAACGATCGATGATCTCCTGCAGTGTGGCCGCAAGCAAGTTGCCGCCGGTTACGTACTGTACGGATCAAGTACAATGCTTGTCTTTACCACCGGCCATGGCGTCAATATGTTCACCCTTGATCCGCAAATCGGTGAATTCATTTTAACCAACGAAAACGTCCAAATCCCAAACACCACCAAATACTACAGCATTAATGAAGGGAACGCACTGAACTGGAGCGAGCCTCTGCGGCGCTATGTTGACGGCCTGAAAACCAAAAACAACATCCACGGCAAAGTCCTTTCTGGGCGTTACATCGGCTCCATGGTAGCCGACGTCCACCGCACCCTCCACTACGGCGGCTTCTTTTCCTACCCGCAAGATTCCGTTAATACCGAAGGGAAACTGCGCCTTTTGTATGAAGCGAACCCCATGGCAATGGTGGTCGAACAAGCAGGTGGCCGCGCTATCTGGGGCGGCGGGGATATTCTCGATATTGTACCCAAAAGCTTGCATCAGCGTGTTCCAGTATTCCTTGGTGCCAAAAAAGATATCGACGCCATCGAAGCGCAGGTGTTCGGAGCAGGCGGTTGA